From a single Pempheris klunzingeri isolate RE-2024b chromosome 2, fPemKlu1.hap1, whole genome shotgun sequence genomic region:
- the gpr27 gene encoding probable G-protein coupled receptor 27: protein MANSSEFGGGGPSFHNYASTASAVKLASLGLITGVSLLGNASLSLLLLKDSSLHRAPYFFLLDLSLADVLRAAVCFPVVMASVCAGSAWPYGALSCKIVAFVSVLFCFHVAFLLFCVSVTRYMAIAHHRFYYKRMNLCTCVAVICMVWTLSAAMAFPPVFDVGTYKFIREEEQCAFEHRHVKANDTLGFMLMLAVIVGTTHVVYIKMLCFVYDHRKMKPAQLVPAISQNWTFHGPGATGQAAANWIAGFGRGPTPPTLVGIRQAAHPGSRRLLVLDEFKMEKRIGKMFYMITLTFLLLWAPYIGACYLRIFVRGAPVPQLYLTAAVWMSFAQAGANPIISFLFNKELRVRLRACFPCCLGTQTPMEPYCVI from the coding sequence ATGGCGAACAGCAGTGAGTTTGGGGGGGGCGGCCCGTCCTTCCACAACTACGCGTCCACGGCCTCTGCGGTGAAGCTGGCCTCGCTGGGGCTGATCACGGGCGTCAGCCTGCTGGGCAACGCGTCgctgtcgctgctgctgctgaaggacaGCTCCCTGCACCGGGCGCCCTACTTCTTCCTGCTGGACCTGAGCCTGGCGGACGTGCTGCGCGCCGCCGTCTGCTTCCCCGTCGTCATGGCCTCGGTGTGCGCCGGCTCGGCCTGGCCCTACGGCGCGCTCAGCTGCAAGATCGTCGCCTTCGTGTCGGTGCTCTTCTGCTTCCACGTCGCCTTCCTGCTCTTCTGCGTCAGCGTCACGCGCTACATGGCGATCGCCCACCACAGGTTTTACTACAAGCGGATGAACCTGTGCACGTGCGTGGCGGTCATCTGCATGGTGTGGACGCTGTCCGCGGCCATGGCCTTCCCCCCCGTGTTCGACGTGGGCACCTACAAGTTCATCCGCGAGGAGGAGCAGTGCGCCTTCGAGCACCGCCACGTGAAGGCCAACGACACGCTGGGCTTCATGCTGATGCTGGCCGTCATCGTGGGGACCACCCACGTGGTCTACATCAAGATGCTGTGCTTCGTGTACGACCACCGCAAGATGAAGCCGGCCCAGCTGGTCCCGGCCATCAGCCAGAACTGGACCTTCCACGGGCCCGGGGCCACCGGACAGGCCGCCGCCAACTGGATCGCCGGCTTCGGCCGCGGACCCACCCCCCCCACGCTGGTGGGCATCAGGCAGGCGGCGCACCCGGGCAGCAGGAGGCTGCTGGTGCTGGACGAGTTCAAGATGGAGAAGCGGATCGGGAAGATGTTCTACATGATCACGCTGACCTTCCTGCTCCTGTGGGCCCCCTACATAGGCGCGTGCTACCTGAGGATATTCGTGCGGGGGGCCCCGGTCCCGCAGCTCTACCTGACCGCTGCGGTGTGGATGAGCTTCGCCCAGGCAGGGGCCAACCCCATCATCAGCTTCCTGTTCAACAAGGAGCTCCGGGTGCGCCTCAGAGCCTGTTTCCCCTGCTGCCTGGGCACCCAGACCCCCATGGAGCCCTACTGTGTCATCTGA